The proteins below come from a single Streptomyces spongiicola genomic window:
- a CDS encoding response regulator produces MVQKAKILLVDDRPENLLALEAILSALDQTLVRASSGEEALKALLTDDFAVILLDVQMPGMDGFETAAHIKRRERTRDIPIIFLTAINHGPHHTFRGYAAGAVDYISKPFDPWVLRAKVSVFVELYMKNCQLREQAALLRLQLEGGGHGAGDAKEPAGLLAELSARLAAVEEQAEALSKQLDDESTDAAAVATAAHLERKLTGLRRALDALEPGAGAGSPTLPSQS; encoded by the coding sequence ATGGTGCAGAAGGCCAAGATCCTCCTGGTCGATGACCGGCCGGAGAATCTGCTGGCGCTGGAGGCCATCCTCTCCGCGCTCGATCAGACGCTGGTGCGGGCATCGTCAGGGGAGGAAGCGCTCAAAGCGCTGCTGACGGACGACTTCGCGGTCATTCTGCTGGACGTCCAGATGCCGGGAATGGACGGATTCGAGACCGCTGCGCACATCAAGCGCCGGGAGCGGACCAGGGACATCCCGATCATCTTCCTCACCGCGATCAACCACGGCCCGCACCACACCTTCCGCGGGTACGCCGCGGGCGCGGTGGACTACATCTCCAAGCCGTTCGACCCCTGGGTGCTCCGGGCGAAGGTGTCGGTCTTCGTCGAGCTCTACATGAAGAACTGCCAGCTGCGCGAACAGGCGGCCCTGCTCCGGCTCCAGCTGGAGGGCGGCGGGCACGGCGCGGGCGACGCCAAGGAGCCCGCGGGGCTCCTCGCCGAACTGTCCGCGCGGCTCGCGGCGGTGGAGGAGCAGGCCGAGGCGCTCTCCAAGCAACTGGACGACGAGTCCACGGACGCGGCGGCCGTCGCCACGGCGGCCCACCTCGAACGCAAACTCACGGGACTGCGCAGGGCGCTGGACGCGCTGGAGCCCGGCGCGGGTGCCGGTTCGCCCACGCTTCCGTCGCAGAGCTAG